The region GAAATCACCGCCGGCTCCTGTCGAGCCTGTGCCTCGGTGGTCGGGAAGTCGGGGTTGGGCAGGCCCATGAAGATCGCGGCGATCCAGAGCGTGACGATCGCAAGGACGAAGTTCATGGCCACCCCGCCGACCATCACGACCGTGCGCTTCCACACCGGGAAGCGCCACATCGCGCGCGGCTCGTCAGCCGGGTCGACATCGTCGTCCTGCGGGGTCATTCCAACGATCTTGCAGAATCCGCCCAGCGGGATCGCCTTGAGCCCGTACTCGGTCTCGCCCCGACGGAAGGAGAAAACGGTCGGCCCGAAGCCGACGAAGTAACGGCTGACCTTCATCCCGAAGCGCTTGGCCGTGATCATGTGCCCGGCCTCGTGCAGACTCACCGAGAGAAGGATCGCCAGGGCGAACGCCACCACCCCGACCAGATACAGCATCAAGCTCCTTCCACCACCGTCTTGATGATCTCCTGGGCGTACCCGCGGGCCCAGGATTCCGCGGCGAGCACATCCTCGACCGTACCCGGTTCGGCATAGTCGGGCGCCGCCTCCAGCACCCGCTCCAGGGTGTCGACGATGCCGAGAAACGGTAGCCGACCCGCGACGAAGGCGGCGACGCACTCCTCGTTGGCGGCGTTGTAGATCGCCGGCCGGCAGCGCCCCTCGATCCCGGCCTGCTTGGCCAGCCGTACCGCCGGGAACGCCGTGTCGTCCAGCGGCTCGAACCGCCAGGTGTGCGCGGTGGTCCAGTCGACCCCGGTCGCCGCGCCCGGCACCCGGTCCGGCCAGCCCAGGGCCAGCGCGATCGGCAGCCGCATGTCCGGCGGGCTGGCCTGCGCGATGGTCGAGCCGTCGACGAACTCCACCATCGAGTGGATCACCGACTGTGGGTGGACCATGACCTCGATGTCGGCATACGGCACGGCGTACAGCTCGTGGGCTTCGATGACCTCCAGTGCCTTGTTGACCAGCGTGGCGGAGTTGATCGTGACCACCGGACCCATGTTCCAGGTCGGGTGCGCGAGCGCCTGCTCGACGGTGACCTCGGTCAACTCGTCGCGCCGCCGGCCCCGGAACGGACCACCGCTGGCGGTGACGATCAACCGACGCACCTCGGCCCGGTCGCCGGAGCGCAGACACTGGGCCAACGCCGAATGCTCCGAGTCGACCGGCACGATCTGTCCCGGTCGGGTGGTCGCGGCCCGGACCAGCGGGCCGCCGGCCACCAGCGACTCCTTGTTGGCCAGGGCGAGGGTACGACCGGCGCGCAGCGCCGCCAGGGTGGGTGCCAGCCCGAGCGAGCCGACCACCCCGTTGAGCACCACGTCACAGGGCCAGCCGGCCAACTCGGTCATCGCGTCCGGGCCGGCAATGATCTTCGGGATCCGGTAGTCGCCGGTGGCGTAGCCGCGTTTCTGCGCCTCGGCGTAGAAGGCCAGTTGCAGATCCTGGGCCACGGAGGCTCTGGCCACCCCGACCACCTCTACTCCCAGCTCCAGTGCCTGGGCGGCGAGCAGGTCGATGTTGCCGCCCCCCGCACCAAGTCCAACCACCCGGAACCGGTCCGGGTTACGCCGGACGATGTCGATGGCCTGGGTACCGATCGATCCGGTGGAGCCGAGCAGGACGATGTCACGCGGAGGACTCATCCGGTCAGTGTAAGGAAGGGCCCCTTCCTATCGTTTTCTGTTGTATAAGGGGCCCTTCCTAACGCCTAACACTGCTCAGGGCCGGGCCAGGCGGAAGGTCTCCACCTCCTCACCGCCGTACCAGTCGGTGCGCCGGCCGATCCCGGTCATGCCCAACCGGCGGGCAACCGCCATCGACGCCTCGTTGCCGGGCGAGACCACCGCGTAGATCTCGGTCAGGCCCTGGTCGAAGCCCCGCTGGACCGCGCCACGGGCCGCCTCGGTGGCGTACCCGTGCCCCCAGGAGTCGGGGTGCAGGTGCCAGCCCACCTCGATATTGTCGGTCAGCTCCCCCTCGTCCCGGCCGGGCAGTGGCTTGAGCATCACCGTGCCGACGATCCGACCGGCGTCCCGGAGCTGGATCGCCCAGATGCCGTACCCGGCGCCGAAGGTGGCGTTGCGTGTGTGCCAGCTCCGGATCAGGTCGGTCGCCCCGGCAGGAGCCGTCAACGGCAGGTACGACGTGTTCAGCCAGCGGCCGACCTCGGGACGGGCGTACATGTCGTAGGCCCTGTCTACGTCCGCCGGATCCTCGGTCCAGTCCCGCACCACCAGACGCTCGGTCTCGTAGATCATCATGCCGGTGACTGTATGCCTCCTTGTTGATCAAGAGGTTTGCGTCAGATAGCGCGCCGACGCTGACGCAAATCTCTTGATCAACCCGCGTGGGGGCAAGAGGGGAGGGGCGGTCAACGAGCGGGGGGCGGGGCGGGGAGTGGGCCGCGCCGGAAGGGGCCGGTCACCTCGTAGGTGATGCCGCCGCTGCCGGCGCTGCTGCCCGAGGTGCCCCGCTGGGAGGAAAAGTAGAGGCGAGACCCATCCGGAGAGAAGGCCGGTCCGGTGATCTCCGACGAGGAGTGCCCCAGCAGGCGCAGGAACGGGGCGACCACGCCGGCCGGGGTGATGACGTTGATCTCCATGTTGCCGCCGTCCTCGGCCACGTAGAGATCCCCACCGGTCGTACCGATGATGTTGTCCACCCCGGTCAGCGGAGCGGCATCCGCCGGCACGAGCGAGTCGTCGTACGCCAGGTCGAGGCGCTGGCCCACCGCGTCGTACGCCCAGACCCGGTTGTCGCCCTTGGTGGTGAACCAGCAGATGTCCCGGTCGTACCAGCAGCCCTCGCCGCCGTCGAAGTGCTTGGCCGCCGCCACCTGGGACCGGGTGGCGACCGGGAAGCCGTCCCGGTCGGGTACGTCCTGCCAGGTCACCGGCCCGGCGGTCTGGTCGGCCGGGGCGCAGAGCACCTGCACCTTCCCGGTACGCAGATCACCCCAGGTGTCCGGGATGAACCGGTAGAAGCAGCCGTCGGACTCGTCCTCGGTCAGGTAGACCACCCGGCGCTGGGGGTCGCAGGCGGCGGCCTCGTGCTTGAACCGGCCCAGCCGGGTCCGCTCCTCGGCCGGGCGGCTACCGTCCGGCCAGGTCTCGAAGACCCGCCCGAGCGGCACCTCCTCGCAGGAGAGCCAGGTGCCCCACGGGGTTGCGCCACCGGCACAGTTGACGTTGGTGCCACCGAGGATCCGGTACGCCGAGGCGATCGAGCCGTCCGCACGGAAACGCACCGCCGAAGCACCACCGGCCAGCGGGATCTCCGAGTTGGAGACGTAGATCCAGCCGTCGCCGGCCGGGAAGCAGGCACCCCCGTCCGGTGCCCAGTGCCAGATGTACGACGTACCCGCGACCCGCTGCCCGGATCGGCCGATCACTCGGCTGGTGAAGCTGATGGGCAACTGGATGCCGTTGGCGTCGGCGGCCAGCAGGTCGCCGTACGGGCTGGGGCCGGGTTGGGCCGGACCGGCGGGCTGCCCCTGCCGATCCGGGTCGGCGAGCTGCCCCTGCCGATCCGGGTCGGCGAGTTGTTCCTGCCATCGCTGGCGGGCGAGCGCCTGCTGCCAGAGCGCTCCAGCGAAGGTAGCGGTGCCCGTACCGAGAATGGCGGTGCGCAGGATCGTACGACGGTCCACGATTACCTCCACAACGGTCGATGTCCCGACGACCCTAGAGCCATCAGGACATCGACAACACCCGCTATCGGGTGAACGCGTGGTGACGGCTCCCCGCATCGGCCTCGGGCTCGGACTCCGGTTCCGTCGTCACGGCCGGCTGCGGTTCGGCGAACTCGTGGATGCCGTACCGCTGGTAGAACCGGGCCAGCGGACCGGGCGCCCACCAGTTCCATCGACCGAGCAGCCGCATCGTGGCCGGTACGAGCAGCGCCCGTACCAGCGTCGCATCCACCACGATCGCCACGATCATGCCGACCCCGATCAGCTTGATCATCATGATGCCGCCGGTGGCGAAGCCGGCCACCACCACGATCAGCAGCAGTGCGGCAGCGGTGATGATCCGGCCGGTGTGCTGCAGACCGGTTGCCACCGAAGCGGTGTTGTCCCCGGTCCGGTCCCACTCCTCCCGCACCCGGGAGAGCAGGAACACCTCATAGTCGGTGGCGAGACCGAAGAGCACGGCCAGCATCAGGATCGGACTGCTCGGCTCGATGAATCCGGACGGGGTGAAGTCAAGCAGGCCGGAGAGGTGTCCGTCCTGGAACACCCAGACCACCACCCCGAACGACGCACCGATCGAGACGAGGTTCATCAGCACCGCCTTGATCGGCAGCACCACCGAACCGAAGGCAAGGAAGAGCAGCACCAGCGTCGCCGTGGCCATCAGCAGTGCCATCCACGGCAGCCGGGAGACGAGTCCGTCCAAGAGGTCCAGGTCGACGGCGGGCCGCCCACCGACGAGCACCTCGGCACCGGGCGGTGCCGGCAGGTCGCGGATCGCCCGGACCGTGTCCTTGGCCGGGTCGCCGATCGGTTCCCCGGGGTAGGCCACCGACAGCAGCGTCGAGTCGGCCCAGGTGCCGGCCACCCGCGTACCGGTCACCCCGGCCACCCCCTCCACCTGCTCGGTGAAGCGCTGGATCTGCTCGGCCGACGCCCCGGAGATCAGCACCTCGATCGGGGCCGCGTTGCCGCCCGGGAAGTCCGTCCGGATCCGTTCACTCACCATCCGTGCCTGAGCCTCGGCGGGGAGCACG is a window of Micromonospora polyrhachis DNA encoding:
- a CDS encoding alkaline phosphatase PhoX yields the protein MDRRTILRTAILGTGTATFAGALWQQALARQRWQEQLADPDRQGQLADPDRQGQPAGPAQPGPSPYGDLLAADANGIQLPISFTSRVIGRSGQRVAGTSYIWHWAPDGGACFPAGDGWIYVSNSEIPLAGGASAVRFRADGSIASAYRILGGTNVNCAGGATPWGTWLSCEEVPLGRVFETWPDGSRPAEERTRLGRFKHEAAACDPQRRVVYLTEDESDGCFYRFIPDTWGDLRTGKVQVLCAPADQTAGPVTWQDVPDRDGFPVATRSQVAAAKHFDGGEGCWYDRDICWFTTKGDNRVWAYDAVGQRLDLAYDDSLVPADAAPLTGVDNIIGTTGGDLYVAEDGGNMEINVITPAGVVAPFLRLLGHSSSEITGPAFSPDGSRLYFSSQRGTSGSSAGSGGITYEVTGPFRRGPLPAPPPAR
- a CDS encoding GNAT family N-acetyltransferase is translated as MMIYETERLVVRDWTEDPADVDRAYDMYARPEVGRWLNTSYLPLTAPAGATDLIRSWHTRNATFGAGYGIWAIQLRDAGRIVGTVMLKPLPGRDEGELTDNIEVGWHLHPDSWGHGYATEAARGAVQRGFDQGLTEIYAVVSPGNEASMAVARRLGMTGIGRRTDWYGGEEVETFRLARP
- the dxr gene encoding 1-deoxy-D-xylulose-5-phosphate reductoisomerase is translated as MSPPRDIVLLGSTGSIGTQAIDIVRRNPDRFRVVGLGAGGGNIDLLAAQALELGVEVVGVARASVAQDLQLAFYAEAQKRGYATGDYRIPKIIAGPDAMTELAGWPCDVVLNGVVGSLGLAPTLAALRAGRTLALANKESLVAGGPLVRAATTRPGQIVPVDSEHSALAQCLRSGDRAEVRRLIVTASGGPFRGRRRDELTEVTVEQALAHPTWNMGPVVTINSATLVNKALEVIEAHELYAVPYADIEVMVHPQSVIHSMVEFVDGSTIAQASPPDMRLPIALALGWPDRVPGAATGVDWTTAHTWRFEPLDDTAFPAVRLAKQAGIEGRCRPAIYNAANEECVAAFVAGRLPFLGIVDTLERVLEAAPDYAEPGTVEDVLAAESWARGYAQEIIKTVVEGA